The candidate division WOR-3 bacterium genome includes a window with the following:
- the glyS gene encoding glycine--tRNA ligase subunit beta, whose product MKNYFLLEILTEELPVSYIEPAVSFLKNNFLNFLKENEIEFKEIKEFYTPRRFGLFISGLPEKTKIKFIEIQGPPKNIAFNENGNLTEQGKGFLKANKAKEKDIIIKKIGEREYVFIKKKVGGESLRKLISQFLPDIIRNIPFPKRMKISENLTFARPVHSICCLFNNRVVKFKIDSIKTNNITYPHRDKSFKPIRIKDAQSYFDILRKNGVISLYEEREKLFYQNLEKILRKLDAQIIEDKELIFEMLNICEYPSLLLCEFEKDYLSLPREVIITGLRNYLHALTVIKENELLPYFIVVTNKPFLKNKRAIQEIKTWYEKACQARLEDAKYYFNEDLKKPLEELVEEEKKVIWIEGLGSLYDKTERLVFLIGMISNDEYAKKIAYLSKADLLTNMVREKEFTSLQGKMGGIYARYFNYPTIICDALYEQYENLPKTLYGAYLTIVDRIDNINASFIKGAIPKGSYDPFGLKKQADNIINTIVHHNLDINLEELISADLELFLKLNINFDKEKIKKEVSSFLKERLELYIQEKGYSYDIA is encoded by the coding sequence ATGAAAAACTATTTTTTGTTGGAAATTTTAACCGAAGAATTGCCGGTCAGTTATATTGAGCCGGCGGTATCTTTTTTAAAAAATAATTTTTTAAATTTTCTAAAAGAAAACGAAATTGAATTTAAAGAGATAAAAGAATTTTATACTCCCAGAAGATTTGGTCTTTTTATTAGCGGACTTCCCGAAAAAACAAAAATAAAATTTATTGAAATTCAAGGACCACCTAAAAATATTGCCTTTAACGAAAATGGCAACTTAACTGAACAAGGAAAAGGATTCTTAAAGGCAAACAAGGCAAAAGAGAAAGATATCATTATCAAGAAAATCGGTGAAAGAGAATATGTATTTATAAAGAAAAAGGTTGGTGGCGAAAGTTTAAGGAAACTTATTTCTCAATTTTTACCTGATATAATAAGAAATATACCTTTTCCAAAAAGAATGAAAATATCTGAAAATTTAACTTTTGCCCGACCAGTACATTCTATTTGTTGTCTTTTCAATAATCGAGTTGTTAAATTTAAAATTGATAGTATAAAAACTAACAATATAACTTATCCTCACCGAGATAAATCTTTTAAACCAATAAGAATTAAAGATGCCCAAAGTTATTTTGATATATTAAGGAAAAATGGCGTAATCTCTTTATATGAAGAAAGAGAAAAATTATTTTACCAGAATTTAGAAAAGATATTAAGAAAATTGGATGCCCAAATTATTGAAGATAAGGAACTAATTTTTGAGATGTTAAACATTTGTGAATATCCTTCTTTACTGCTTTGTGAGTTTGAGAAGGATTATTTATCTCTGCCAAGGGAAGTAATAATTACTGGCTTAAGAAATTATCTTCATGCCTTAACAGTTATAAAAGAGAATGAACTACTTCCTTATTTTATTGTTGTTACCAATAAACCCTTTTTAAAAAATAAAAGAGCGATACAAGAAATAAAGACTTGGTACGAAAAGGCTTGTCAGGCAAGATTAGAAGATGCTAAATATTACTTTAATGAAGATTTGAAAAAACCATTAGAAGAACTGGTAGAAGAAGAAAAAAAGGTAATCTGGATTGAAGGATTAGGAAGCCTTTATGATAAAACCGAAAGATTAGTTTTTTTAATAGGAATGATAAGTAATGACGAGTATGCAAAAAAGATTGCCTATTTAAGCAAGGCGGATTTGTTAACAAATATGGTAAGGGAAAAAGAGTTTACATCTTTACAAGGAAAAATGGGCGGAATTTATGCAAGATATTTTAATTATCCTACAATAATTTGTGATGCCCTATATGAACAATATGAAAATTTACCTAAAACTCTCTACGGTGCCTATTTAACAATTGTTGATAGGATTGATAATATTAATGCAAGTTTTATAAAAGGGGCAATTCCAAAGGGTTCTTATGATCCTTTTGGATTAAAAAAACAAGCCGATAACATTATTAACACCATTGTTCATCATAACCTTG
- a CDS encoding CvpA family protein, which yields MFLDILIILILIFGFLQGLRNGLVKSASGFLGLILGIFIANRFYPELSKHFGDTRIIRVISFIILFLLVFFVFKFLGNIVSQILKVIFLSWLDKLAGGLWGIFATFITIAFVIHLSLFFFPNLKKYYEKSKIARRITLYWLRPRKIPVRTSYYYEKLFFVGNFNRRIAGQLY from the coding sequence ATGTTTCTGGATATTTTGATTATTCTTATTTTAATTTTTGGTTTTCTACAAGGTTTGAGAAACGGTTTAGTTAAAAGCGCTAGCGGTTTTTTGGGTCTTATTTTAGGAATATTTATTGCCAACCGTTTTTATCCAGAATTATCAAAACACTTTGGTGATACAAGAATTATTAGAGTAATTTCTTTTATTATCCTCTTTCTCTTGGTTTTCTTTGTTTTTAAATTCTTAGGGAACATCGTTTCCCAAATTTTAAAGGTTATTTTCCTTTCTTGGTTAGATAAACTTGCTGGTGGTCTTTGGGGAATTTTTGCTACTTTTATTACAATCGCCTTTGTTATTCATCTTTCTCTTTTTTTCTTTCCTAACTTAAAAAAGTATTATGAAAAATCAAAGATTGCCAGAAGGATTACTCTTTATTGGTTAAGACCAAGAAAAATACCTGTGAGAACTTCTTACTATTATGAAAAACTATTTTTTGTTGGAAATTTTAACCGAAGAATTGCCGGTCAGTTATATTGA
- the uvrC gene encoding excinuclease ABC subunit UvrC: protein MTNTPLESKINNAPAAPGVYLFKNQEGKIIYIGKARNLKERLKYYLQPQPDVRRANLIKEIADLDIIVTSSESDALILEDNLIKINKPKYNIRLKDDKKFPYLKITVNEEYPRIFPTRNLKEDGSILFGPYTSAKNLRQALRLVKKIFKIRTCNKKLPLTIPEKPCLNYRLNLCLGPCQNKVNRESYQERVNEVIEFLMGKSEKLIKEIEKKMWEAAQKEEFEKAAILRNQLFALQELRKRHEVILKDKKSMDVVGVAKNKNLAVTIILKIREGKLISKEEYPFHLPLTNTEEEILETLLSSVYLHSYDIPNEIILPKKVPEVQTFIETIEKKRNVKIKITIPKKGKKKRLLNLAQKNAEIKLLEILPTPHLPKANIELGNYLSLEKTPMRIEGVDISNLFGKYACGSIVVFEGITPKKSEYRKFKIKTISGQDDYGMMEEVLKRRLKRLIEENKPLPDLVLVDGGKGHLAVANKVYKEFNKDIPILAFAKKSDTLYFEDGKIVSIPAYSPALKLLKRIRDEAHRFAIAYHKNLRKKSIKKSILDEIPGVGKKRKLLLLNTFGSIEGIKNAKIEDILKIGIPKNIAEKIKQYLSNRN, encoded by the coding sequence ATGACCAACACCCCTTTAGAATCTAAAATAAACAATGCACCTGCAGCACCTGGTGTTTATCTTTTCAAAAATCAAGAGGGAAAAATTATCTATATTGGTAAGGCAAGAAATCTAAAAGAAAGATTAAAATATTATCTCCAACCCCAACCAGATGTAAGAAGAGCAAATTTAATAAAAGAAATTGCTGATTTAGATATTATCGTTACTTCTTCGGAAAGCGATGCCTTAATCTTAGAAGATAACCTTATAAAGATAAATAAGCCAAAATATAATATCCGTTTGAAAGATGATAAAAAATTTCCCTATTTAAAAATTACGGTTAATGAAGAGTATCCAAGAATTTTTCCAACAAGAAATTTAAAAGAAGATGGCTCAATTTTATTCGGACCCTATACTTCGGCAAAAAATTTAAGGCAGGCATTAAGATTGGTAAAAAAGATTTTCAAAATAAGAACTTGTAATAAAAAATTACCCTTAACTATTCCAGAAAAACCTTGTTTAAATTATCGTTTAAATCTTTGTTTAGGACCTTGCCAAAATAAAGTTAATAGAGAAAGTTATCAAGAAAGGGTAAATGAAGTAATCGAATTTCTAATGGGAAAATCAGAGAAATTGATAAAAGAAATCGAAAAGAAAATGTGGGAAGCAGCACAAAAAGAAGAGTTTGAAAAAGCAGCAATTTTAAGAAATCAACTTTTTGCTTTACAAGAATTAAGAAAAAGGCACGAAGTGATTTTAAAAGACAAGAAATCAATGGATGTAGTTGGGGTTGCTAAAAATAAAAATTTAGCAGTGACAATAATCTTAAAAATTAGAGAAGGAAAATTAATAAGTAAAGAAGAATACCCTTTCCATCTTCCCTTGACTAATACCGAAGAAGAAATCTTAGAAACCCTTTTGTCGTCTGTTTATCTTCACAGTTATGACATTCCTAACGAAATAATTTTACCTAAGAAAGTCCCGGAAGTCCAAACCTTTATTGAAACTATTGAAAAAAAGAGGAATGTTAAAATAAAAATCACTATTCCCAAAAAAGGAAAAAAGAAAAGACTTCTTAATCTCGCCCAGAAAAATGCTGAAATCAAACTGTTAGAGATATTGCCCACTCCCCATTTACCAAAAGCCAACATTGAACTGGGTAACTATCTTTCATTAGAAAAAACACCGATGAGAATTGAAGGTGTCGATATTTCCAATCTTTTTGGTAAATATGCCTGTGGTTCAATTGTGGTTTTTGAAGGAATAACACCTAAAAAGAGTGAATATAGAAAATTCAAAATAAAAACAATAAGTGGTCAAGATGATTACGGAATGATGGAAGAAGTTTTAAAAAGAAGGTTAAAAAGATTAATTGAAGAAAATAAACCCTTACCTGATTTAGTATTAGTCGATGGTGGTAAAGGGCATTTAGCAGTTGCTAATAAAGTTTATAAAGAATTTAATAAAGACATTCCAATTTTAGCCTTTGCCAAAAAAAGTGACACCTTATATTTTGAAGATGGAAAGATTGTTTCCATACCTGCTTATTCACCAGCTTTAAAACTATTAAAAAGAATAAGAGATGAAGCCCACAGATTTGCGATTGCTTACCATAAAAATTTAAGAAAAAAAAGTATAAAGAAATCTATATTGGATGAAATTCCTGGTGTGGGTAAAAAAAGAAAACTTCTTCTTTTAAATACCTTCGGCAGTATTGAGGGAATAAAAAATGCTAAAATTGAAGATATTTTAAAAATCGGAATTCCCAAAAATATTGCTGAAAAAATTAAGCAATATTTAAGTAATAGAAATTAA
- a CDS encoding RtcB family protein gives MSNGWKGPLIKIDDWRYKVPKSYKPEMRVDGIVYADERLLTHIKQEMALEQVANVATLPGILKYSLAMPDIHWGYGFAIGGVAAFDLKEGVISPGGVGYDINCGVRLLKTNLTIKDLKPNLLEQLVRSIFHNVPSGVGSTGKIRISEKEVMEVLEKGARWAYEKGFGTERDLKFTEENGQMKGARPDLVSKRALERGTPQLGTLGAGNHFLEIQVIETIYDEECAKVFGLEKGMITVMIHTGSRGLGYQICDDAIRNLRKAVQKYGIKLPDQQLACAPIESPEGREYYSVMVCAANYAWANRQCITHWVREAFSQVLKKPVEELGMDLIYDVAHNIAKFEEHIINGQKKTVCVHRKGATRAFPPNHPQIPEEYKKIGQPVIIPGDMGTNSYLLVGTEKAFYETFGSTCHGAGRVWSRERALRETKNRDIAQELRQKNIIVMAASREVLREEVPDAYKDVDVVVEVCHNAGISKRVCRMRPLGVVKG, from the coding sequence ATGTCGAATGGATGGAAAGGTCCTTTAATAAAAATTGACGATTGGCGTTACAAAGTACCAAAAAGTTATAAACCGGAAATGCGCGTCGACGGAATTGTTTACGCTGACGAAAGACTTTTAACCCATATCAAACAAGAAATGGCTTTAGAACAAGTGGCAAATGTTGCTACTTTACCAGGAATATTAAAATATTCCTTAGCGATGCCGGATATTCACTGGGGCTACGGCTTTGCCATCGGTGGTGTTGCGGCTTTTGATTTGAAAGAAGGCGTTATTTCACCAGGTGGTGTGGGGTACGATATTAATTGTGGTGTGAGATTATTAAAAACGAATTTAACAATCAAAGACTTAAAACCCAATCTTTTAGAACAATTGGTTAGAAGTATTTTCCACAATGTTCCTTCTGGTGTAGGTTCTACGGGTAAAATAAGAATCTCAGAAAAAGAAGTTATGGAAGTTTTAGAAAAAGGAGCGAGATGGGCTTACGAAAAAGGATTTGGAACCGAAAGAGATTTGAAATTTACCGAAGAAAACGGCCAAATGAAAGGAGCAAGACCAGATTTAGTATCCAAAAGAGCATTGGAAAGAGGCACACCCCAACTTGGCACCCTTGGTGCCGGTAATCACTTTTTAGAAATCCAGGTGATTGAAACTATTTATGATGAAGAATGTGCCAAAGTTTTTGGTCTAGAAAAAGGAATGATCACTGTTATGATTCATACTGGTTCCCGCGGACTTGGTTATCAGATTTGTGACGATGCGATAAGAAATTTAAGAAAGGCAGTACAGAAATATGGAATAAAATTACCTGATCAACAACTTGCCTGTGCACCCATTGAATCACCGGAAGGAAGAGAATATTATAGTGTGATGGTTTGTGCAGCCAATTATGCGTGGGCGAATCGTCAATGCATTACTCACTGGGTAAGAGAAGCTTTCAGCCAAGTATTAAAAAAACCAGTAGAAGAATTGGGAATGGATTTAATTTACGATGTTGCTCATAATATTGCCAAATTTGAAGAGCATATAATTAATGGCCAGAAGAAAACAGTTTGTGTCCACCGAAAAGGTGCCACCAGAGCATTTCCACCCAACCATCCACAAATTCCTGAGGAATATAAGAAAATTGGTCAACCAGTAATTATTCCCGGTGATATGGGGACAAATTCTTATCTACTTGTCGGTACAGAAAAAGCTTTTTATGAAACTTTTGGTTCCACCTGTCACGGAGCAGGAAGAGTTTGGTCAAGAGAACGGGCTTTACGGGAAACAAAAAATCGTGATATTGCCCAAGAATTAAGACAAAAAAATATTATTGTAATGGCAGCAAGTAGAGAAGTTCTAAGAGAAGAAGTTCCGGATGCCTATAAGGATGTAGATGTAGTAGTAGAGGTCTGTCATAATGCAGGTATATCAAAAAGAGTATGTAGAATGCGACCTTTGGGGGTTGTCAAAGGTTAA
- the speB gene encoding agmatinase gives MGFYFANANLEEADILILGIGYDRTSSFISGSRFAPNLIREGAENIETYSPYQQRDLTEIKICDLGNFLFQKEKPEEFIKEVKDVIKNYLKKKKKMVILGGEHTITYPIVMAFQEYYKNLAVIIFDGHSDLREDFMGEKICHATVAKRILEVVGKENLYQFGIRSLTKECLKQNPNLFLLEVSKPLKKIISLLKNKKIYLSLDLDVLDMGILPAVQTPVAGGISFLELVTAFRLLKNLEIVGVDIVEFSPLFNNPLIYASFCAEILREVLLIIK, from the coding sequence ATGGGTTTTTATTTTGCTAATGCTAATTTAGAAGAAGCCGATATTTTAATTTTAGGCATTGGATATGACCGAACTTCTTCTTTTATTTCCGGTTCGCGCTTTGCTCCTAATTTAATCCGGGAAGGCGCAGAAAATATTGAGACTTATAGTCCATATCAACAGAGAGATTTAACGGAAATAAAAATTTGTGATTTGGGCAACTTTCTCTTTCAAAAGGAAAAACCGGAAGAGTTTATAAAAGAGGTAAAAGATGTAATAAAGAATTATTTGAAGAAAAAAAAGAAAATGGTAATTCTTGGCGGTGAGCACACAATCACTTATCCAATCGTGATGGCTTTTCAGGAATATTATAAAAATTTGGCAGTTATTATTTTTGATGGTCATTCCGATTTAAGAGAAGATTTTATGGGCGAAAAAATTTGTCATGCCACAGTGGCAAAAAGAATTTTAGAAGTCGTAGGAAAGGAAAATCTTTATCAATTTGGTATTCGTTCTCTAACTAAAGAATGTCTTAAGCAAAATCCCAATCTTTTTCTCTTAGAGGTCTCTAAACCGTTAAAGAAAATTATTTCTTTGTTGAAAAATAAAAAAATTTATTTATCCTTAGATTTAGATGTTTTGGATATGGGTATTTTACCAGCAGTCCAAACACCCGTTGCTGGTGGAATTAGTTTCTTAGAATTGGTTACTGCATTTAGGTTGTTGAAAAATTTAGAAATTGTGGGTGTTGATATCGTAGAATTTTCTCCCCTCTTTAATAATCCTTTAATTTATGCCTCCTTTTGTGCCGAAATTCTTCGGGAGGTACTGCTAATAATAAAATAA
- a CDS encoding peptidyl-prolyl cis-trans isomerase, which yields MKRIVISLILSFVIFSCEERKPVIKIGNKKITKEEILAQLPQEVNLNEQNLIPILERIVNSELIYLAAQEKGLTKDKNLQMKLRALERDFFANALIEEEAKKIFVSQKEVLDYYTQHKEDFLSEIKIRRIVVYDEDLANRIFEELKAGRDFVSLAKEYSQDQLLPAGEESKYFPRGFLTDPILEEEIFSLKVNEFTSPIKSQEGYQIIQLVDKKKVKKDVSLTEVENYIKQILQYKKGYEMLNKMLLDLKEKYKVKYYPENFFK from the coding sequence ATGAAAAGGATAGTTATTTCTTTAATATTGTCTTTTGTAATTTTCTCTTGTGAGGAGAGAAAACCGGTAATAAAAATTGGTAATAAAAAGATTACTAAAGAGGAAATTCTAGCCCAATTACCTCAGGAAGTAAATTTAAATGAGCAAAACTTAATACCTATTTTGGAAAGAATTGTAAACAGTGAACTTATTTATCTTGCTGCTCAAGAAAAAGGATTAACTAAAGATAAAAATTTACAAATGAAACTTAGAGCCTTAGAAAGAGATTTTTTTGCTAATGCTTTGATTGAAGAAGAAGCAAAAAAGATTTTCGTTTCCCAAAAAGAAGTATTGGATTACTATACTCAACATAAAGAGGATTTTCTTTCAGAAATTAAGATCCGACGGATTGTTGTTTATGATGAAGATTTAGCTAATAGAATTTTTGAGGAATTAAAAGCCGGCCGAGATTTTGTCTCTTTGGCAAAAGAGTACTCGCAAGATCAACTTTTACCTGCTGGGGAAGAATCAAAATATTTTCCTCGGGGTTTTTTAACTGATCCAATTTTAGAAGAAGAGATTTTTTCATTAAAAGTTAATGAATTTACCTCTCCAATTAAATCTCAGGAAGGGTACCAGATTATTCAATTGGTAGATAAAAAGAAAGTAAAAAAAGATGTGTCTTTAACAGAGGTAGAAAATTATATTAAACAGATATTACAATACAAAAAGGGTTATGAAATGTTAAATAAAATGCTTTTAGACTTGAAAGAGAAATATAAGGTGAAGTATTATCCAGAAAACTTCTTTAAATGA
- a CDS encoding peptidylprolyl isomerase — protein sequence MICFLIFFAFSFYDCIIAQVDEEIILFSEFCKEYLLLKEFTSPVADTFILKDSLLNSLINRKILLKEAERETIIIKEKELENLWQERIKKIEESFLTNETILRKAKDFLKNSFYQELLIQKLLTKKNRLNIIITPLELKEFYEEIKDSLARKPAVCEIAHIFIPILPSEEKEKNCQKKINEIYEILLRGGDFEEVCKSFSEDKNTKDKGGYLGEFFIDSLPSVFREAIQGLKIGEFSSPFRSQYGYHIIKKLDETKNKIKIAHIFVEVSLSKKDTLQTKNLLLKIREKALRGEDFGKLAREYSYDLETKDKGGYLGEFVVDFLFSPFKEVCEKMDSGEISPPILSHEGFHIIKMLKKEKERILSFSEVQEELRNFLYQKKLKEIIEEYLKEVREAHFIKINFKC from the coding sequence ATGATCTGTTTTTTAATATTTTTCGCTTTTTCTTTTTATGACTGTATCATTGCCCAGGTAGATGAAGAAATTATTCTTTTTTCTGAATTTTGTAAAGAGTATCTTTTATTAAAAGAATTTACATCACCAGTAGCCGATACTTTCATTTTAAAAGATTCTTTACTTAATAGTTTGATTAATAGAAAAATTTTATTGAAAGAAGCAGAAAGAGAAACAATTATAATAAAGGAAAAAGAGTTGGAGAATCTTTGGCAAGAAAGAATAAAAAAAATAGAAGAAAGTTTTTTAACTAATGAAACAATATTAAGGAAGGCAAAGGATTTTCTAAAAAATAGTTTTTATCAAGAATTGCTTATTCAAAAATTATTGACTAAAAAAAATCGGTTGAATATTATTATCACCCCGTTAGAATTAAAAGAATTTTATGAGGAGATAAAAGATTCTTTAGCAAGAAAACCAGCAGTTTGTGAGATTGCCCACATTTTTATCCCTATTTTACCAAGTGAAGAAAAAGAAAAAAATTGTCAAAAAAAGATCAATGAGATATATGAAATTTTATTGCGCGGCGGTGATTTTGAAGAAGTCTGTAAAAGTTTTTCTGAGGATAAAAACACAAAAGATAAAGGCGGTTATCTGGGTGAATTCTTTATTGACAGTTTGCCGTCGGTATTTCGTGAAGCGATTCAAGGATTAAAAATAGGTGAATTTTCTTCTCCTTTTCGAAGTCAATATGGTTACCATATTATAAAAAAATTGGATGAAACAAAAAATAAAATAAAAATTGCCCATATTTTTGTTGAAGTATCACTAAGTAAAAAAGATACTCTTCAGACAAAAAATCTTCTTTTAAAAATCAGGGAAAAAGCACTCCGGGGCGAGGATTTTGGAAAATTAGCAAGAGAGTATTCCTATGATTTGGAAACCAAAGATAAAGGTGGTTATTTAGGTGAGTTTGTAGTGGATTTTCTTTTTTCGCCTTTTAAAGAAGTATGTGAAAAAATGGATAGCGGAGAGATTTCACCACCTATTTTGTCTCACGAGGGGTTTCATATAATAAAAATGTTAAAGAAAGAAAAGGAAAGAATTTTATCTTTTAGTGAGGTTCAAGAAGAGTTAAGAAATTTTCTCTATCAAAAAAAATTAAAAGAAATTATTGAGGAGTATTTGAAAGAAGTAAGAGAAGCCCATTTCATAAAAATAAATTTTAAATGCTAA
- a CDS encoding VCBS repeat-containing protein — protein MNNLFLFLSFVINLSPFFAFLKWEKKKRINEQEIKKKLITQLVSQKDWKIFSKMEDIVYQKDGEDFLYGFIKNKVYQIKKKKVVNLYFPIKKLGLLKEKKGIYPLLIGEKELVLLNQNLDILYYKEFGEKIEKYILEDRNFDGEDELYLLFKDRIFYFSSEKEEVWELDNNWLTSNWLVSDGNSLFLLFPDSIIILNKKLETKKIYPKKNEKFILLILKKDGLGILSKIKNRSIIAYDKNKKIEIFGNFNKIEGKIFKDGVLIKADDNLFFINHSFSYWENISEYYGIKEIKDYKIFDLNGDGREDLIVGDGNYLFYFLNNSLMLEESQRSYYQKLTNRIKMGNLYDYQDLLITLLNISAQLGLPFLEIEKKIEKAVKKYYVAKIQQQLLLSSFLSVFFVLLFVIVVRPFFLKIRSKKWRLENRSLSQIIKIAEDLIALNHNYLMKGNLLGGQFHIKKISEEFKLVEEEILYLKETLEPKFFLENYLALLKKLLNNKNVSDLIILLKEINKSLDKKMAFQRINPFELEDYLSKEGYYLLQICDPFGDEDNYKIFLDKKIENFLTHLLVDHLKYAKKWATVVLEKRIITEWQKKIVVYFYSDAETEVSLEKGHLAEEVREIKENYFDYLNITKGSQPRVKLIIVLSDLIGVIEGIIKKIKI, from the coding sequence ATGAATAATCTTTTTCTTTTTCTTTCTTTTGTTATCAATCTTTCGCCCTTTTTCGCTTTTTTAAAATGGGAGAAGAAAAAAAGAATTAATGAACAAGAAATCAAAAAAAAATTAATAACTCAACTTGTCTCCCAAAAGGACTGGAAGATTTTTTCCAAAATGGAAGATATTGTTTATCAAAAAGATGGTGAGGATTTTCTTTATGGATTCATAAAAAATAAAGTTTATCAAATTAAAAAAAAGAAAGTAGTCAATTTATATTTTCCTATTAAAAAATTAGGATTGTTAAAAGAGAAAAAAGGGATTTATCCGCTTTTAATTGGTGAAAAAGAATTAGTTTTACTAAATCAAAATTTAGATATTCTTTATTACAAAGAATTTGGTGAGAAAATTGAAAAATATATTTTGGAAGACCGAAATTTCGACGGAGAAGATGAACTTTATTTGCTTTTTAAAGATAGAATTTTTTATTTTTCCTCAGAAAAAGAAGAAGTGTGGGAATTGGATAATAATTGGCTCACTTCTAATTGGTTGGTTAGCGATGGAAATTCGTTGTTTTTACTTTTCCCTGATTCAATTATTATTTTAAATAAGAAATTAGAAACAAAAAAAATCTACCCTAAAAAAAATGAAAAATTTATTTTACTTATTTTAAAAAAAGATGGCTTAGGAATTTTAAGTAAGATAAAAAATCGTTCAATCATTGCGTATGATAAAAATAAAAAAATAGAAATTTTTGGTAATTTTAACAAGATAGAAGGTAAAATTTTTAAAGATGGTGTTTTAATTAAGGCCGATGATAATCTTTTTTTTATTAATCATTCTTTTTCTTATTGGGAAAATATAAGTGAGTATTATGGAATAAAAGAAATTAAGGATTATAAAATTTTTGACTTAAATGGCGATGGAAGAGAAGACTTGATTGTGGGCGACGGTAATTATCTCTTTTATTTTCTAAATAACTCACTAATGTTAGAAGAAAGCCAAAGAAGTTATTATCAAAAATTGACTAACCGAATAAAAATGGGAAATTTATACGATTATCAAGATTTACTAATAACTCTTCTAAACATTAGTGCCCAATTAGGGTTACCTTTTTTAGAAATTGAAAAAAAGATTGAAAAAGCAGTAAAAAAATATTACGTAGCTAAAATCCAACAGCAATTACTTTTGAGTAGTTTTTTATCAGTATTTTTTGTTCTTCTTTTTGTTATTGTAGTAAGGCCGTTTTTTCTTAAAATTAGAAGTAAAAAATGGCGATTAGAAAACCGTTCTTTGTCTCAAATAATTAAAATTGCTGAAGATCTGATTGCTTTGAACCATAATTACCTAATGAAAGGTAATCTTTTAGGAGGGCAGTTTCACATAAAGAAAATTAGTGAGGAGTTTAAATTAGTTGAAGAAGAAATTTTATATTTGAAAGAGACCTTGGAGCCGAAATTTTTCTTAGAGAATTATTTAGCCCTTTTGAAAAAATTACTTAATAATAAAAATGTCTCTGATTTGATTATTCTTCTAAAGGAAATAAATAAAAGTTTAGATAAAAAAATGGCGTTTCAAAGAATTAATCCTTTTGAGCTAGAAGATTACCTCTCAAAGGAAGGATACTACCTGTTGCAAATATGCGATCCCTTTGGTGACGAAGATAATTATAAAATTTTCTTAGATAAAAAAATAGAAAATTTTCTAACCCATCTGCTTGTTGACCATTTAAAATATGCTAAAAAATGGGCAACAGTTGTTTTAGAAAAGCGAATAATTACTGAGTGGCAAAAGAAAATTGTTGTATATTTTTATTCTGATGCGGAAACAGAAGTTTCTTTAGAAAAAGGTCATTTAGCTGAAGAGGTGAGAGAAATAAAAGAAAATTATTTTGATTACTTGAATATTACTAAGGGTTCTCAACCGCGAGTAAAGCTGATTATTGTTTTATCCGATTTAATTGGTGTTATTGAAGGAATAATTAAAAAGATTAAAATTTAA